A region of the Roseiflexus sp. RS-1 genome:
TGTGACGCTTGCGGTGCACAATTCGAACAGTTCCAGTCGTTCAAGGACGAGCCGTTGCGGGTTTGTCGCTGTGGCAAAGAAGGCTCGGTGCGCCGGGTCTTCCAGCCGGTGGGCATTGTCTTCAAAGGTTCAGGCTGGTACATTACCGATAGCCGCAAGAGTGACAGCGCGAGCATCGGCAGCGATGGCTCGTCGAAGAGTGAGAAGAGTGAGACGAGCGGCAGTGAATCGTGATCTGATCCATATGCGCCCCGAACGTGGGCGCTTCCCTTTCCTTCCCCATACCTCCCGCCGCCAGTCGGTCGGGTTCGTCGCGCAGACCTGTATCTGTCGTTAGGGGCGTCATGTTTTGAATGGCGCCCCTGGTTTGCGTTACGCGCTTCGATTGACCGTCGAACGGGAGGTTTTATATGTCCAGACATAAAGATAACCTGCTCTGCGTTATACGCGACGATATTCGCGCGATCTTTCGCAATGATCCGGCAGCGCGCAGCCTGGCGGAAGTACTGCTCTACCCTGGATTGCACGCGATTCTGCTGCATCGCCTGGCGCATGCGCTCTGGCGTCGCCAGATTCCGTTTATTCCGCGCCTGATCTCGCAGATCAGTCGCTTCCTCACCGGCATCGAAATCCATCCCGGCGCGGTCATCGGTCGTGGCTTCTTCATCGACCATGGCATGGGTGTGGTGATTGGCGAAACGACGGAGATCGGCGATTGGGTGACTCTCTATCAGGGCGTGACGCTTGGCGGCACCGGTAAACAGCGTGGCAAACGCCATCCGACGGTGCGCGACAACGTCGTGATCGGCGTCGGGGCAATCGTGCTTGGCGCTATCACCATTGGTGAGGGGGCGCGCATCGGCGGCGGCGCCGTGGTGGTGAAAGATGTGCCGCCACATACGACCGCCGTTGGCGTTCCGGCGCGCATCGTCGCGCAACGCGACCCGCATACCGGCGAAACACGCCGCGTCGAGCATCTCCCCGACCCCGAAGGCGAAATGCTGCGCAGCCTGCGCGCGAAGGTGCTGGAACTCGAAGAGCGCCTGACTGAACTCGAGATCGCCACCAACCATCATCTCACCCACCATGTCGAAGATGATGCACTGCTGGAACAGTGCTGGTCCGCTCTTGGCGATGATACACATGGCAATGGCATCATGAGTGAGCACGGCTATGTAGCCGGTGATGGGATATAGTATCTATGAGCATTCGTATCTATAACACGCTCACCCGCACTCTGGAACCGTTCGAAACGCTCGAACCCGGTGTGGTCAAAATGTACGTCTGCGGGGTGACAGTCTATGATCGGGCGCATATCGGGCACGCGATGTCGGCGATTGTCTTCGATGTGGTGCGGCGCTACCTGGAGTACCGCGGCTACGCGGTTCAGCACGTGGTCAACTTTACCGACGTGGACGATAAAATCATCAATCGCGCCAGAGAAATCGGACGTGATCCGAAGGAACTCGCCGAGTCGTACATTGCCGAGTTTCTCGAAGACCTCGAAGCGCTGAATGTCAAACGCGCCCATATCTACCCGCGCGCGACGGAAACGATGCCGGAGATTCAGCAGTTCATCACCCGCCTGATCGAAACCGGGCATGCATACGTGGTCGATGGTGATGTCTATTTCCGCATTGCGACCGTCCCCGATTACGGCAAACTTTCGCGGCGCAGTCTCGACGATATGATTGCCGGGAATCGTATCAGCGTCGATGAGCGCAAAGAAAATCCGGCGGACTTTGCGCTGTGGAAAGCAGCGAAACCGGGGGAGCCGTTCTGGGACAGCCCGTGGGGACCGGGGCGTCCCGGATGGCATATCGAGTGCTCGGCGATGAACCTGGCGCATCTCGGCGAACAGATCGATATCCACGGCGGCGGCGCCGACCTGATCTTTCCACACCACGAGAACGAAATTGCCCAAACCGAAAGCCTGACCGGCAAGCCATTCGCGCGCTACTGGATGCACAACGGCATGCTCCAGATTCAGACCCGTCTGGCGGACGGCACGTATAAACTGGAGAAGATGTCGAAATCGCTCGGCAATGTGGTGACGATCCGCGAGTTTCTGGCGCAGTACCACCCCGATGTGCTTCGTTTGACGGTGCTCTCAAGTTCGTACCGCAGTCCGCTGGCGTTTGGCGAGGAGATTGCCGCCGATCAGGAGCGCAAACTGGTGCGATTGCGTTCCGCGCTCGAACCGCCGATCGGGACGATTGAAGCGGGATTGGCGGTCGATGTGCTGCTGGCAGCTGCACGAACCACCCGCGAACGGTTCATCGCCGCGATGGATGACGATTTCAACACGGCTGGCGCACTGGCGGCGCTCTTCGATCTGGTGCGCGCGATCAATACTGCGCGCGATGCAGGCGTCGGCGGGGCGCCGTTCGCCGAAGCGCAGGCGACGTTCCGCGAGTTGACCGATGTGCTGGGGTTGACCCTGACACCGCAGCAACCGATCATCCAGCAGGCGGCGCCGTTTATCGACCTGCTGATTGAGGTGCGCAGCGAACTGCGCAAGGCGAAGCAGTTCGCTCTTGCCGATATGGTGCGTAACCGCCTGGCGGATCTGGGAATCACGCTCGAGGATACGCCGCAGGGTACCCGTTGGAAAGCGGCAGATAAGCGACACGTATGAACTGGCTGGAACTTTCAGTCACGTGTGATGCTGAAGCGGTCGAGTCGGTCAGTGAGTTGCTGGCGCACTATGGCTACAACGGCGGCGTTGTCGTCGAGCCGCCGATCATTCCCGGCGATGACGGTCCGGAGTACCGGTACGATCCAGTGCGCCCGGTGACGGTGCGCACCTACCTGGCGCTCGACGAGTCCGCCGAAGAGGCGCGTGCGCGCATCGAGCAGGGGTTGTGGCTGCTTGGAATGATCCGTCCTGTCGGTCAGTTGCAGGTCCGGCAGATCGAGGAGGAGGATTGGGCAAACGCCTGGAAGCAGTACTACACCATCCAGCGGATCGGTGAGCGCATGATGATCGTGCCGTCGTGGCTGGACTACGAGCCGCAGCACGACGATCTGGTTGTGCGTATCGATCCCGGCATGGCGTTTGGAACCGGACTCCATCCGACGACGCAGTTGTGCCTGCGCGCCCTGGAGCAGTATGTTACGCCGGGCATCACTGCACTCGATCTGGGGTGCGGCTCCGGTATTCTTGCCATTGCGGCGGCGCGCCTGGGCGCTGCCAGAGTGCTGGCGCTCGACACTGACCCGATTGCGGTTGAGGCAACGCGGGCAAATGCGGCGCTGAACACCGTGGCGGATGTCGTCATTGCCGCACAGGGAAGCCTGGGACGCGGCGCAGCCTTCGGGCACTGGTTGCAACCGACAACCGTCAGGAGTGATCAGGAGACGTCAACCGCCGAATCGTCGGCGCTGCTTCCCGACTCGCTCCCTCCCGATGTGGCATTGCCGTTCGACCTGATTGTCGCCAACATCATCGCCAGGGTGCTTGTCGCAGTCGCTCCCGATTGCGTCGCCGCGCTGCGTCCAGGCGGCATCCTGATCAGTTCCGGCATTATCGCCGAACGCGAATCCGATGTTGTCGCCGCGTATGCCGCCGCCGGTCTCGAACCGGTCACACGCCATCAGGAAGGCGACTGGGTGGCGCTGGTTCATCGCAAGCCGTCATATGCCCCGCCGTCAGCGTGATACGATTCGCAGCAACACCTACCGTTTTTTCGTCGATCCGTCCGCGCTCGACGGCGGGAAGGCGCGCCTGTTCGATCCCGAACTGGGGCATCAACTGGCGGATGTGTTGCGGCTCGGTCGCGGCGATCGGATTATCCTGCTCGATGGCGAGGGGTGGCAGTATACGGTATCGCTGGAAGCCGTTGATCGGCGCGGCACGGTGAACGGTGCAATCGAGGCGCGTGAAGCAGCTGGCGGCGAACCGCGCATCAATCTGACGATCTACCTGCCGCTCATCCGAACCGAACGTTTCGAGTGGGCGCTGCAAAAAGGGGTCGAACTCGGAGCGGCGACATTCGTTCCGACGACCTGCGCTCGCAGTATCGACATCGCTCCCGACGAACGCAAACTGACCCGCTGGCGCCGGATCATTCGCGAGGCTGCCGAGCAGTCGCGCCGCGGCAGACTGCCACGCCTTACACCGGCGATCCCGTTCGCCGAAGCCTGCGCCCAATGGGATTCGTCCGATCCGGCGCTGCTTCTGTGGGAAGGAACAGATGCGACGCCCCTCGCGCACGCCCTGCGCATCCTGCAACAGCACACGTCGCCGACGTCGCTCGCGCTCTTCAGCGGACCGGAGGGCGGATTGACCGACGATGAACGCCAATGCGCCGGGCGCCATGGTATCATGAGCGTATCGCTCGGTCCGCGCACACTCCGCGCCGAAACTGCGCCAATTGCTGCGACCGCGATCATCGTGTACGAGTTCGACACGCACGGGTGACCTGCTTTTGCCCCGATGCACCACCCGTTCAGGAGCTTCGTTATGTCCGCCTATCGTCCTGTGCTTCGTCGTCTTGCCGCCGCGCTGGTTCTGCTGACCGTCGGGTTCATCGGTGGTTGGGTAAGCGCCACGATCTTCGCCGACAGCATCTCGCTCACCCGGATTGTTCCGGTGATTGGTCCTGGACTGGTCGCCAACCAGGAGACGCCGCCATCGCTGCGGCAGCAGTTTCGCGTCTTCTGGGAGGTGTGGAATCTGGTTGAAGCCGAGTTCTACCGGCGCGACAAGATCAACCACACGCGCATGATCCGCGGCGCTATCAGCGGCATGCTGGGGTCGCTCGACGATCCGTACACCGTCTACCAGGAACCGGAGCTGGCGTCGCAGACAAACGAGCACATGCAGGGGCGCATGGGGGGCATTGGAACCTACCTGCGGATCACCGACGGGCGCGCCTACCTCTACAAGCCGATCAAAGGCGCGCCTGCCGACGCCGCCGGTCTCCGGCAAGACGATGAGATCGTCGCAATTGATGGCGAGCCGGTAGCGCCAATGATCGCCGGTCTCGACATTCACGAAGCGGCGGTCAAAGTGGCGGCGAAAATCCGCGGGCAGGCTGGCACGCAGGTGCGTCTGACCATCCGGCGGCAACCGGGCGATCAGGAGTTCGATATAACCCTGACCCGCGCCGACATTGTGGTTCCCGGCGTCGAAGCGCAACTTGTCGATGGCGGCGTCGCCTATATCCGCATCATCGAATTCAAAGCCAACACCGTTCCCGAATTCGATCAGGCGCTGCGCGAACTGCTGCCGCAGGCGCCGAAGGGAATCGTCCTTGACCTGCGCAACAATCCCGGCGGCTACCTGGATCAGGCACGCGCCGTATTAGGGCGACTGTACGACGGGGTGGCGCTCTACGAGCAGAACAGCAAAGGAGAGTTGACCGAAATCCGCACCGTCAGCGGCGACATTCGCGCGTATGACCTTCCTATCGTGGTGCTGATCAACGGCGGTTCCGCCAGCGCCAGCGAAATTGTCGCCGGGGCGTTGCGCGACAGTCGCCC
Encoded here:
- a CDS encoding 50S ribosomal protein L11 methyltransferase; this translates as MNWLELSVTCDAEAVESVSELLAHYGYNGGVVVEPPIIPGDDGPEYRYDPVRPVTVRTYLALDESAEEARARIEQGLWLLGMIRPVGQLQVRQIEEEDWANAWKQYYTIQRIGERMMIVPSWLDYEPQHDDLVVRIDPGMAFGTGLHPTTQLCLRALEQYVTPGITALDLGCGSGILAIAAARLGAARVLALDTDPIAVEATRANAALNTVADVVIAAQGSLGRGAAFGHWLQPTTVRSDQETSTAESSALLPDSLPPDVALPFDLIVANIIARVLVAVAPDCVAALRPGGILISSGIIAERESDVVAAYAAAGLEPVTRHQEGDWVALVHRKPSYAPPSA
- the epsC gene encoding serine O-acetyltransferase EpsC, which translates into the protein MLCVIRDDIRAIFRNDPAARSLAEVLLYPGLHAILLHRLAHALWRRQIPFIPRLISQISRFLTGIEIHPGAVIGRGFFIDHGMGVVIGETTEIGDWVTLYQGVTLGGTGKQRGKRHPTVRDNVVIGVGAIVLGAITIGEGARIGGGAVVVKDVPPHTTAVGVPARIVAQRDPHTGETRRVEHLPDPEGEMLRSLRAKVLELEERLTELEIATNHHLTHHVEDDALLEQCWSALGDDTHGNGIMSEHGYVAGDGI
- the cysS gene encoding cysteine--tRNA ligase, producing MSIRIYNTLTRTLEPFETLEPGVVKMYVCGVTVYDRAHIGHAMSAIVFDVVRRYLEYRGYAVQHVVNFTDVDDKIINRAREIGRDPKELAESYIAEFLEDLEALNVKRAHIYPRATETMPEIQQFITRLIETGHAYVVDGDVYFRIATVPDYGKLSRRSLDDMIAGNRISVDERKENPADFALWKAAKPGEPFWDSPWGPGRPGWHIECSAMNLAHLGEQIDIHGGGADLIFPHHENEIAQTESLTGKPFARYWMHNGMLQIQTRLADGTYKLEKMSKSLGNVVTIREFLAQYHPDVLRLTVLSSSYRSPLAFGEEIAADQERKLVRLRSALEPPIGTIEAGLAVDVLLAAARTTRERFIAAMDDDFNTAGALAALFDLVRAINTARDAGVGGAPFAEAQATFRELTDVLGLTLTPQQPIIQQAAPFIDLLIEVRSELRKAKQFALADMVRNRLADLGITLEDTPQGTRWKAADKRHV
- a CDS encoding 16S rRNA (uracil(1498)-N(3))-methyltransferase, coding for MPRRQRDTIRSNTYRFFVDPSALDGGKARLFDPELGHQLADVLRLGRGDRIILLDGEGWQYTVSLEAVDRRGTVNGAIEAREAAGGEPRINLTIYLPLIRTERFEWALQKGVELGAATFVPTTCARSIDIAPDERKLTRWRRIIREAAEQSRRGRLPRLTPAIPFAEACAQWDSSDPALLLWEGTDATPLAHALRILQQHTSPTSLALFSGPEGGLTDDERQCAGRHGIMSVSLGPRTLRAETAPIAATAIIVYEFDTHG
- a CDS encoding FmdB family zinc ribbon protein; protein product: MPTYVYACDACGAQFEQFQSFKDEPLRVCRCGKEGSVRRVFQPVGIVFKGSGWYITDSRKSDSASIGSDGSSKSEKSETSGSES
- a CDS encoding S41 family peptidase, giving the protein MSAYRPVLRRLAAALVLLTVGFIGGWVSATIFADSISLTRIVPVIGPGLVANQETPPSLRQQFRVFWEVWNLVEAEFYRRDKINHTRMIRGAISGMLGSLDDPYTVYQEPELASQTNEHMQGRMGGIGTYLRITDGRAYLYKPIKGAPADAAGLRQDDEIVAIDGEPVAPMIAGLDIHEAAVKVAAKIRGQAGTQVRLTIRRQPGDQEFDITLTRADIVVPGVEAQLVDGGVAYIRIIEFKANTVPEFDQALRELLPQAPKGIVLDLRNNPGGYLDQARAVLGRLYDGVALYEQNSKGELTEIRTVSGDIRAYDLPIVVLINGGSASASEIVAGALRDSRPNVTLIGEKTFGKGSVQNIYNLSDGSSARITFAHWLTPARTEIDKIGIMPQYVIPYAEDPATQAPCIGDRQPPPGATTCADNQLFYAIRLLTTGEKPPSMPAAAR